Proteins encoded by one window of Mycoplasma capricolum subsp. capricolum ATCC 27343:
- a CDS encoding acetate kinase, with protein sequence MILVINSGSSSIKFKLFDTSKAIEPILDGLAERIGIDGFLKFEHNNQKYKFEDPLPDHEHAIQLILNKLLELKIISNIDEIKGVGFRVVHGGEISHSSIINEEVLQKIQESVKLAPLHNPAAIIAIKAVKKLMPNTSMIACFDTAFHQTMPQVNYLYSVPYKWYEEFGVRKYGFHGISYEYIVNKCEEILNKKKEHLNLIVCHLGNGASISCIKDGKSYDTSMGLTPLAGLMMGTRSGDIDVSICEYVAKQTNSDIFAITQILNKQSGLLGLSQTSADMRDVLEQYDRNDKKAIIAVEKYVQVVADFIVKYANYLDSIDAVVFTAGIGENADVIRDLICKRVKLLGLQIDQEKNESKYSDYKLISSEKSKIPVYAIRTNEEKMICLDTLNLIK encoded by the coding sequence GTAGTTCAATTAAATTTAAATTATTTGATACTTCTAAAGCAATTGAACCAATATTAGATGGTTTAGCAGAACGAATTGGAATTGATGGATTTTTAAAGTTTGAACATAATAATCAAAAATATAAATTTGAAGATCCACTTCCAGATCATGAACATGCTATTCAATTAATTTTAAATAAATTGCTTGAATTAAAAATTATTTCAAATATTGATGAAATAAAAGGTGTAGGTTTTAGAGTTGTTCATGGTGGTGAAATTTCACATTCATCAATAATTAATGAAGAAGTATTACAAAAAATTCAAGAAAGTGTTAAATTAGCTCCTTTACATAATCCTGCTGCAATTATTGCAATAAAAGCAGTTAAAAAACTAATGCCAAACACTAGTATGATAGCTTGTTTTGATACAGCATTTCATCAAACAATGCCACAAGTAAATTACTTATATTCTGTTCCTTATAAATGATATGAAGAATTTGGCGTAAGAAAATATGGTTTTCACGGAATTAGTTATGAATATATAGTTAATAAATGTGAAGAAATATTAAATAAGAAAAAAGAACACTTGAATTTAATAGTTTGTCATTTAGGAAATGGCGCAAGTATTTCATGTATTAAAGATGGTAAATCTTATGATACTTCAATGGGATTAACCCCATTGGCTGGATTGATGATGGGAACAAGAAGTGGAGATATTGATGTTTCTATTTGTGAATATGTTGCAAAACAAACAAATTCAGATATCTTTGCAATTACTCAAATTTTAAACAAACAATCAGGGCTTTTAGGTTTAAGTCAAACTTCAGCAGATATGAGAGATGTTTTAGAACAATATGACAGAAATGATAAAAAAGCTATTATTGCTGTTGAAAAATATGTTCAAGTTGTTGCTGATTTTATAGTTAAATATGCAAATTATTTAGATAGCATTGATGCAGTAGTCTTTACAGCAGGAATTGGTGAAAATGCAGATGTCATTAGAGATTTAATTTGTAAAAGAGTTAAACTTTTAGGTTTACAAATTGATCAAGAAAAAAATGAATCTAAATATTCAGACTATAAATTAATTTCTAGTGAGAAATCAAAAATTCCAGTTTATGCTATTAGAACAAATGAAGAAAAAATGATTTGTTTAGATACTTTAAACTTAATTAAATAA
- a CDS encoding MIP family Ig-specific serine endopeptidase: MKRTIKYLSFLGLIPFLSITTISCVKQAKENNNKNQLISQFKQLIFILNSFDLDNKKLESKIIKAIEKSDFNKISNINLELTIKFLTRIKNELETKTISQLNKNDKLDILTKIKVHLGSLNLIELVNIVDELVNKLNQKEEIKNTHKDKIEKNKDNIEDIDDSKLEILESKYIPNQHNYPDYVKNFKTVSAEEIYKELYDRTFSIKFLVKLKDGGLLSNGTGTGWLLDYHKYSNTNKYKMFIATNLHVLADFSNSLTDEQNKEFNYYDPSGNKVIGLGLGKADNVTDFSRKNNNSKSENNIANYYLNNQDFENYLKNDFWSVNKFSKGISEPKIVFGAVDFMKDRAIKNHYEALQKEAINYYNYKKNNNEINDDNKIAWNNFLNNKDIPIMIDFAVFEFDVDLDLVDYNLKSWISNAISGLDNYLDRLNKAPILPNQDKKISKYLQTTDYVSALFKKDKSEQNLYNAKDIYIAGYPTSQYSRSVWMQNNPIERNSSTLTSNWRSPTNDKTFAFANEVEEKAGTGLNFNIHDNYWHRVFATFYGYQYNINFSSLYYGASGSLAYNEFGQMIGIYNNVKSNVEFGDLLQSATIAPFLQSDNIKVGDNIIYAYNLIDGTDKTKYKYQKSSFRENLQKLYPNGFSDGLKSTKLFDDIFN; the protein is encoded by the coding sequence ATGAAAAGAACAATAAAGTATTTAAGTTTTTTAGGTTTAATTCCATTTTTATCAATAACAACTATAAGTTGTGTTAAACAAGCTAAAGAAAATAATAATAAAAATCAATTAATTAGTCAATTTAAACAACTTATTTTTATCTTAAACAGCTTTGATTTAGATAATAAAAAACTAGAATCAAAAATCATAAAAGCTATTGAAAAAAGTGATTTTAATAAAATTAGTAATATAAATTTAGAATTAACTATAAAGTTTTTAACTAGAATAAAAAATGAATTGGAAACTAAAACAATTAGTCAGTTAAATAAAAATGATAAGCTAGATATTTTAACTAAAATAAAAGTTCATTTAGGTTCATTAAATTTAATTGAGTTAGTAAATATTGTTGATGAGTTAGTTAATAAATTAAATCAAAAAGAAGAAATTAAAAATACTCATAAAGATAAAATAGAAAAAAATAAAGATAATATAGAAGATATTGATGATTCAAAACTTGAGATTTTAGAATCAAAATATATACCTAATCAGCACAACTACCCAGATTATGTTAAAAACTTTAAAACAGTTTCAGCAGAAGAAATTTATAAAGAGCTTTATGATAGAACTTTTTCAATTAAGTTTTTAGTTAAATTAAAAGATGGTGGTTTATTAAGTAATGGAACTGGAACTGGTTGATTATTAGATTATCATAAATATAGTAATACTAATAAATATAAAATGTTTATTGCAACAAACTTACATGTTTTGGCAGATTTTAGCAATTCATTAACTGATGAACAAAATAAAGAATTTAATTACTATGATCCATCAGGTAATAAAGTGATAGGTCTTGGTTTAGGAAAAGCTGATAATGTTACTGATTTTAGTAGAAAAAATAATAATTCAAAATCAGAAAATAATATAGCTAATTATTATTTAAATAATCAAGATTTTGAAAATTATCTTAAAAATGATTTTTGAAGTGTAAATAAATTTTCTAAAGGTATTTCAGAACCCAAAATTGTATTTGGTGCAGTTGATTTTATGAAAGATCGTGCTATTAAAAATCATTATGAAGCTTTACAAAAAGAAGCAATTAATTATTATAACTATAAAAAAAATAATAATGAAATTAATGATGACAATAAGATAGCTTGAAATAATTTTTTAAATAATAAAGATATTCCTATAATGATAGATTTTGCAGTATTTGAATTTGATGTTGACCTAGATTTGGTTGATTATAATTTAAAATCATGAATTTCTAATGCTATTAGTGGTTTAGATAATTATCTAGATAGATTAAATAAAGCACCTATTTTACCAAATCAAGATAAAAAGATTTCTAAATATTTACAAACTACAGATTATGTTTCTGCATTATTTAAAAAAGACAAATCTGAACAAAATTTATATAATGCTAAAGATATTTACATTGCAGGTTATCCAACAAGCCAATATAGCAGAAGTGTTTGAATGCAAAATAATCCCATAGAAAGAAATTCATCTACTTTAACTAGTAATTGAAGAAGTCCAACAAATGATAAAACTTTTGCTTTTGCAAATGAAGTTGAAGAAAAAGCTGGAACAGGATTGAATTTTAATATTCATGATAATTATTGACACAGAGTTTTTGCAACCTTTTATGGATATCAATATAATATTAATTTTTCTTCACTATATTATGGAGCTTCGGGTTCACTAGCTTATAATGAATTTGGACAAATGATAGGTATATATAATAATGTTAAATCAAATGTTGAATTTGGAGATTTATTACAAAGTGCAACAATAGCTCCATTTTTACAATCAGATAATATAAAAGTTGGAGATAATATTATTTATGCTTATAACTTAATTGATGGAACTGATAAAACTAAGTATAAATATCAAAAATCATCATTTAGAGAAAATCTTCAAAAATTATATCCAAATGGTTTTAGTGATGGTTTAAAATCTACTAAATTATTTGATGATATTTTTAATTAG
- the coaD gene encoding pantetheine-phosphate adenylyltransferase, translating to MKIAIYPGSFNPFHKGHLNILKKAILLFDKVYVVVSKNVNKSLDPDLQSRVENIKNLIKDFSNVEIIINENKLTTTIAKELNACFIIRGLRSQADFEYEIKYYDGFKSLDPNIEVVYFISDYDKRSLSSTILREIEFYKK from the coding sequence ATGAAAATAGCAATTTATCCAGGAAGTTTTAATCCTTTCCACAAAGGACATTTAAATATTTTAAAAAAAGCTATTTTATTATTTGATAAAGTCTATGTTGTTGTTAGTAAAAACGTAAATAAATCACTTGATCCAGATTTACAAAGTAGAGTTGAAAATATTAAAAATCTTATAAAAGATTTTAGTAATGTTGAAATTATTATTAATGAAAATAAACTAACTACTACTATTGCAAAAGAATTAAATGCTTGTTTTATAATTAGAGGTTTGAGAAGTCAAGCTGATTTTGAATATGAGATTAAATATTATGATGGATTTAAAAGTTTAGATCCAAATATTGAAGTGGTTTATTTTATTAGCGATTATGATAAAAGAAGTTTATCTTCAACAATTTTAAGAGAAATTGAGTTTTATAAAAAATAG
- the ptsP gene encoding phosphoenolpyruvate--protein phosphotransferase: protein MSKQIKGIAASEGISLARALVIKETKLDIQKQLISDVDQEIIKLEQAIEKSIADLKKIQQITLKKLGEEKAAIFDAHQDIANDPAIKEEVVELIKKEKVNAEYALFTVSNNYFEMFSQLEDPYFKERSADIKDVSLRIISHILGLEIHDLSTIDKEVIIISDDLTPSQTAQLDKKFVKGFLTNVGGRTSHAAIMARSLEIPAILGLKNITELVKTDDLIALDGSSGIVELDLNDDDIKNYQTKVQQYIELKEQLKKFKDEPSLTKDKIKKLIEANIGSTNDVQSVLDSGAEGIGLFRTEFLYMDNDHFPTEEEQFEAYKKVVSQIKHLVVFRTLDIGGDKKLSYFKFDEEMNPFLGYRAIRFTLDRKDIFKDQIRALLRASAFGKLGIMFPMIATIDEFKQAKTFVEECKIELDKEGIKYDNQVQIGMMVEIPSAAILADQFAKYADFFSIGTNDLIQYSFASDRMNQNVSYLYQPLNPSLLRLIQLTISGAHKHNKWVGMCGEMAGDSKALPILLGLDLDAFSMSATSVLKARSLMSKIEFSKAKILANKVLECETNEQVNKLVEDFLNNLD from the coding sequence ATGTCAAAACAAATTAAAGGAATTGCTGCAAGTGAAGGAATTTCTTTAGCAAGAGCTCTTGTTATAAAAGAAACCAAACTTGATATACAAAAGCAATTAATTTCAGATGTTGATCAAGAAATTATCAAATTAGAACAAGCAATTGAAAAATCTATAGCTGATTTAAAAAAAATTCAACAAATTACATTAAAAAAATTAGGAGAAGAAAAGGCTGCTATTTTTGATGCTCATCAAGATATTGCAAATGATCCTGCTATTAAAGAAGAAGTTGTTGAATTGATTAAAAAAGAAAAAGTGAATGCTGAATATGCACTTTTTACAGTATCTAATAACTATTTTGAAATGTTTAGTCAATTAGAAGATCCATATTTTAAAGAAAGAAGTGCAGATATTAAAGATGTTAGCTTGAGAATTATTTCTCACATTTTAGGATTAGAAATTCATGATTTATCAACTATTGATAAAGAAGTAATTATTATTAGTGATGATCTAACTCCTAGTCAAACTGCTCAATTAGATAAAAAATTTGTTAAAGGATTTTTAACTAATGTTGGTGGAAGAACTAGTCATGCTGCTATTATGGCAAGAAGTTTAGAAATTCCTGCAATTTTAGGATTAAAGAATATTACTGAATTAGTTAAAACTGATGATTTGATAGCTTTAGATGGAAGTAGTGGAATTGTTGAATTAGATTTAAATGATGATGATATTAAAAACTATCAAACTAAAGTACAACAATATATAGAATTAAAAGAGCAATTAAAAAAATTTAAAGATGAACCAAGTTTAACAAAAGATAAAATTAAAAAGCTAATTGAAGCAAATATTGGTTCAACAAATGATGTTCAATCAGTTCTAGATTCAGGAGCTGAAGGTATTGGGTTATTTAGAACTGAATTTTTGTATATGGATAATGATCATTTTCCAACTGAAGAAGAACAATTTGAAGCTTATAAAAAAGTTGTTAGTCAAATAAAACACTTGGTGGTTTTTCGTACTTTAGATATTGGTGGAGATAAAAAGCTATCATATTTTAAATTTGATGAAGAAATGAATCCTTTTTTAGGATATAGAGCAATTAGGTTTACTCTAGATAGAAAAGATATTTTTAAAGATCAAATTAGAGCATTATTAAGAGCTTCAGCGTTTGGAAAATTAGGTATTATGTTTCCAATGATTGCTACAATTGATGAGTTTAAGCAAGCTAAAACATTTGTTGAAGAATGTAAAATAGAACTTGATAAAGAAGGTATTAAATATGATAATCAAGTTCAAATTGGAATGATGGTTGAAATTCCATCAGCTGCTATACTAGCTGATCAATTTGCAAAATATGCTGATTTCTTTTCAATAGGAACTAATGATTTAATTCAGTATTCATTTGCTAGTGATAGAATGAATCAAAATGTTTCATATTTATATCAACCATTAAACCCTTCTTTATTAAGATTAATTCAACTAACAATTAGTGGAGCTCATAAGCATAATAAATGAGTTGGTATGTGTGGAGAAATGGCTGGAGATTCTAAGGCTTTACCAATTTTATTAGGATTAGATCTAGATGCTTTTTCAATGAGTGCAACTTCAGTTTTAAAAGCTAGATCACTTATGAGTAAAATTGAGTTTAGCAAAGCTAAAATATTAGCTAATAAAGTTTTAGAATGTGAAACTAATGAACAAGTAAATAAACTTGTTGAAGATTTTTTAAATAATTTAGATTAA
- a CDS encoding PTS sugar transporter subunit IIA, which produces MWFFNKNLKVLAPCDGTIITLDEVEDEVFKERMLGDGFAINPKSNDFHAPVSGKLVTAFPTKHAFGIQTKSGVEILLHIGLDTVSLDGNGFESFVTQDQEVNAGDKLVTVDLKSVAKKVPSIKSPIIFTNNGGKTLEIVKMGEVKQGDVVAILK; this is translated from the coding sequence ATGTGATTTTTTAATAAGAATTTGAAAGTTTTAGCTCCTTGTGATGGAACAATAATTACACTAGATGAAGTTGAAGATGAAGTTTTTAAAGAAAGAATGTTAGGAGATGGATTTGCAATAAATCCAAAATCAAATGATTTTCATGCTCCAGTTAGTGGCAAATTAGTGACTGCTTTTCCAACAAAGCATGCTTTTGGAATTCAAACAAAAAGCGGTGTTGAAATTTTATTACATATTGGTTTAGATACAGTAAGCTTAGATGGTAATGGATTTGAATCATTTGTGACTCAAGATCAAGAGGTTAATGCTGGAGATAAATTAGTAACTGTTGATTTAAAATCAGTTGCTAAAAAAGTTCCATCAATTAAATCCCCAATCATTTTTACAAATAATGGTGGAAAAACTTTAGAAATTGTAAAAATGGGTGAAGTTAAACAAGGTGATGTTGTTGCTATTTTAAAATAG
- the dhaL gene encoding dihydroxyacetone kinase subunit DhaL, translating into MSLNVDNVKEVLVKIAEVVNENKEELSQLDAAIGDGDHGHNMSRGFLKVVEELKNNSYDDIGSIFKKVGMVLVSNVGGASGPLYGTAFLKAATFVNNKKEIDINDFSVCLQQAVDGIKIRGKANVGDKTMLDVLQPVSDLIKDLINQKYLAKEILNKAVELAFQKVEFTKEIVAKKGRASYLGQRSIGYKDPGAYSSYLILKCISENI; encoded by the coding sequence ATGAGTTTAAATGTAGATAATGTTAAAGAAGTGTTAGTAAAAATAGCTGAAGTTGTTAATGAAAATAAAGAAGAACTTTCACAATTAGATGCAGCTATTGGTGATGGTGATCATGGTCATAATATGTCTAGAGGATTTTTAAAAGTTGTTGAAGAATTAAAAAATAATTCATATGATGACATAGGAAGTATTTTTAAAAAAGTGGGAATGGTGCTTGTTTCAAATGTTGGTGGTGCTTCTGGCCCATTATATGGAACTGCATTTTTAAAAGCAGCGACTTTTGTTAATAATAAAAAAGAAATTGATATAAATGATTTTTCTGTTTGCTTACAACAAGCAGTTGATGGTATTAAGATTCGTGGAAAAGCGAATGTTGGTGATAAAACAATGTTAGATGTTTTACAACCTGTTAGTGATTTAATAAAAGATTTGATAAATCAAAAATATTTAGCAAAAGAAATTTTAAATAAAGCAGTTGAATTAGCTTTTCAAAAAGTTGAGTTTACTAAAGAAATTGTTGCTAAAAAAGGTAGAGCTAGTTATTTAGGACAAAGAAGCATTGGGTATAAAGATCCTGGTGCCTATTCTAGTTATTTGATATTAAAATGTATTAGTGAAAATATTTAA
- the dhaM gene encoding dihydroxyacetone kinase phosphoryl donor subunit DhaM, with protein MVGIVVISHSSKIAQGAVELAKQMANNVKIIPAGGTKDNNIGTDIDLVLKAIYQAFDQNDGAIILFDLGSALMNAQMAVELLEPEIQQKVEIIDAALVEGTILAAINSSMNKSIKEIKQELINLKLNKI; from the coding sequence ATGGTAGGAATAGTAGTTATTTCACATAGTAGTAAAATAGCTCAAGGTGCTGTTGAACTTGCTAAACAAATGGCAAATAATGTCAAAATTATTCCAGCAGGTGGAACTAAAGATAACAATATTGGTACTGATATTGATTTAGTTTTAAAAGCGATTTATCAAGCTTTTGATCAAAATGACGGAGCTATTATTTTATTTGATTTAGGTTCAGCTTTAATGAATGCTCAAATGGCAGTTGAATTATTAGAACCAGAAATTCAACAAAAAGTAGAAATAATTGATGCTGCTTTAGTTGAAGGAACAATTCTAGCAGCTATAAATAGTTCTATGAATAAAAGTATAAAAGAAATTAAACAAGAATTAATTAATTTAAAATTAAATAAAATCTAA
- the rpsD gene encoding 30S ribosomal protein S4 yields the protein MSRFIGSTFKKSRRFGFSILETGKEFSKGKKRITTPGQHGKERAKVKVSEYGQQLQEKQKVKFMYGLSERQFRNTFAKAKKMQGILGTNFLVLLESRLDNIVYRLGFSATRQGARQLVNHGHILVNGKKVDIPSYLLSVGDLVEVKASMKKNEKVLEALQNNEATLEFVKVNKNEVKGEFVRLPERNELNSEISESLIVEWYNRLIKK from the coding sequence ATGTCAAGATTTATAGGATCAACATTTAAAAAGTCTCGTAGATTTGGTTTTTCAATTCTTGAAACTGGAAAAGAATTTAGCAAAGGTAAAAAAAGAATAACAACACCAGGTCAACACGGTAAAGAAAGAGCTAAAGTTAAAGTTTCTGAATACGGTCAACAATTACAAGAAAAACAAAAAGTTAAATTTATGTATGGACTAAGCGAAAGACAATTTAGAAATACTTTTGCAAAAGCTAAAAAAATGCAAGGAATTTTAGGAACTAACTTTTTAGTTTTACTAGAATCAAGATTAGATAATATTGTTTATAGATTAGGATTTAGTGCTACTAGACAAGGTGCTAGACAATTAGTAAACCATGGACATATTTTAGTAAATGGTAAAAAAGTAGATATTCCTTCATATTTATTAAGTGTTGGTGATTTAGTTGAAGTTAAAGCATCAATGAAAAAAAATGAAAAAGTTTTAGAAGCATTACAAAACAATGAAGCAACTTTAGAATTTGTTAAAGTTAATAAAAATGAAGTTAAAGGTGAATTTGTAAGACTTCCAGAAAGAAATGAATTAAATAGTGAAATTAGTGAATCACTAATCGTTGAATGATACAACCGTTTAATTAAAAAATAA
- the thiI gene encoding tRNA uracil 4-sulfurtransferase ThiI, protein MKYILIRYGELTLKGNNRFQFIDKLISNIKFKLKQFNKEDIKFIKDHNSLTLEIKDELEADVLKQLKTVFGIYSISIINYVNKDLDQIKKAVLEIAKNSKAKTFKLEVSRKDKSFNYTSIELKHILATEILKSTNHLIVDVHNPELVIEIVVKKDHVDVFDNRIDGLKGLPVGISDKGLCLLSGGIDSPVSAFLTLKRGMQVDFIHFMTPPHTSHQALDKVFSLARQLAKYNISNFKLHICNFNLLLQELQHLVDPSYKITIMRRMFLRIANIIAKNNNNKAIITGESLGQVASQTIQSINVINNVSDLPILRPVITYDKEEIIKIAKFIDTYQTSILPFDDVCSMFVPKDPIIKPKLNIATKLEENIFWNELLEETIKNNIKIFVYKNGEFVEE, encoded by the coding sequence ATGAAATATATATTAATTAGATATGGAGAATTAACTTTAAAAGGAAATAATCGGTTCCAATTTATAGATAAGTTAATTTCAAATATTAAATTCAAATTAAAACAATTTAATAAAGAAGATATTAAGTTTATAAAAGATCATAATTCTTTGACTTTAGAAATTAAAGATGAATTAGAAGCTGATGTTTTAAAACAACTAAAAACCGTATTTGGTATTTATTCAATCTCAATTATTAATTATGTTAATAAAGATTTAGATCAAATTAAAAAAGCAGTCTTAGAAATTGCTAAAAACTCAAAAGCAAAAACTTTTAAACTAGAAGTAAGTAGAAAAGATAAATCATTTAATTATACAAGTATAGAATTAAAGCACATTTTAGCAACTGAAATTTTAAAAAGTACTAATCATTTAATAGTTGATGTACATAACCCAGAATTAGTAATTGAAATAGTTGTTAAAAAAGATCATGTTGATGTTTTTGATAATAGAATTGATGGATTAAAAGGTCTACCAGTTGGAATTAGTGATAAAGGATTGTGTTTATTAAGTGGAGGAATTGACTCACCAGTTAGTGCATTTTTAACTTTAAAAAGAGGTATGCAAGTAGATTTTATTCATTTTATGACTCCGCCTCATACTTCACATCAAGCTTTAGATAAAGTTTTTAGTTTAGCAAGACAATTAGCAAAATATAATATATCTAATTTTAAGTTACATATTTGTAATTTTAATTTGTTATTACAAGAATTACAGCACTTAGTTGATCCTAGTTATAAAATTACAATTATGAGAAGAATGTTTTTAAGAATTGCAAATATTATTGCAAAAAATAATAACAATAAAGCAATTATTACTGGAGAAAGTTTAGGACAAGTTGCTAGTCAAACAATTCAAAGTATTAATGTAATTAATAATGTAAGTGATTTACCGATTTTAAGACCTGTAATTACTTATGATAAAGAAGAAATTATTAAAATTGCTAAATTTATAGATACTTATCAAACTTCTATTTTACCTTTTGATGATGTATGTAGTATGTTTGTACCAAAAGATCCAATTATTAAACCAAAATTAAATATTGCAACCAAATTAGAAGAAAATATTTTTTGAAATGAACTACTAGAAGAAACTATAAAAAATAATATTAAAATATTTGTTTATAAAAATGGTGAATTTGTAGAAGAATAA
- a CDS encoding S41 family peptidase, protein MKLVTKLSAISLGAFSIFAPIAVINNLTTKNNLLITKRFLSSSNSNSNFELKAYDYVNLIDNKYLDAKINLHNHNGIAYIGVKEFLKALDGLISFSKIRVKPTHNSTFFKEKEITYKFNKDKVTLNSVTKYSNNSQNNTNYQLEIDSKNNTITVSDNDFFTDIFAFYRRGEEDLNIDFLDTKILNKNKHIVFDLKKYGIDVLNDKKDLYLPLVLINQLFLNQSNVQLYFNGERINLFAYSKTLRRVDFLKQLKQSYFNNVNTISPGLKDFQHKYLGFLFDHYYGIKLDKNASYKDLFKKYEKYIKADNTTHYLTSRYLIEQLDDLHSSYLLTGYYNKNLDTINRAVLNTSTPRSDKYKDIARRLSFYYNKELNYKNVYTPDKKTSIISFKNFEIDSAKKIEQSLIEAKKNNVKNIVLDVSFNSGGLLGTAYEIMGFLTDKPFKSYSYNPLTKEQKVETIKSKFKKYDFNYYVLTSPFSFSAGNIFPQLVKDNNVAKVIGFKTAGGASAISQAILPTGDIVQLSSNHVLTNKNHQSLEYGVTPDIKFNFNPFNETKKLFDSSFIQDVVNKDTSKLKNPNFSQTSFVEPNLVHELLKKPTSLQLNKDQKQENEIKNNNTLFSSLKSELRTKEALFILGVIGLLASITTTFIIIKKIKK, encoded by the coding sequence ATGAAATTAGTTACAAAACTAAGCGCTATAAGTTTAGGTGCTTTTAGTATATTTGCACCAATAGCAGTCATTAACAATCTAACTACTAAAAATAATCTTTTAATAACCAAAAGGTTTTTAAGTAGTTCAAACTCAAATTCAAATTTTGAATTGAAGGCTTATGATTATGTAAATTTAATAGATAATAAATATCTAGATGCAAAAATTAATTTACACAATCATAATGGTATTGCTTATATTGGAGTTAAAGAATTCTTAAAAGCTTTAGATGGACTAATTAGTTTTTCTAAAATAAGAGTAAAACCAACACATAACAGTACTTTTTTTAAAGAAAAAGAAATTACTTATAAATTTAATAAAGATAAAGTGACTTTAAACTCAGTTACTAAATATTCAAACAATTCTCAAAATAATACAAATTATCAATTAGAAATTGATAGTAAAAATAATACAATTACAGTATCTGATAATGATTTTTTCACTGATATTTTTGCTTTTTATAGACGTGGTGAAGAAGATCTAAATATTGATTTTTTAGATACTAAAATTTTAAATAAAAACAAACATATTGTATTTGATTTAAAAAAATATGGCATTGATGTTTTAAATGATAAAAAAGATTTATATTTACCATTAGTTTTAATTAATCAATTATTTTTAAATCAATCTAATGTACAACTTTATTTTAATGGAGAAAGAATAAATCTATTTGCATATAGTAAGACATTAAGAAGAGTTGATTTTTTAAAACAATTAAAACAATCATATTTTAATAATGTAAATACTATTTCACCAGGTTTAAAAGATTTTCAACATAAATATTTAGGATTTTTATTTGACCATTATTATGGAATTAAATTAGATAAAAATGCTTCATATAAAGATCTATTTAAAAAGTATGAAAAATACATTAAAGCAGATAATACTACTCACTATTTAACAAGTAGATATTTAATTGAGCAATTAGATGATTTACACTCATCTTATTTATTAACTGGATATTATAATAAAAATTTAGATACTATTAATAGAGCTGTTTTAAATACTTCTACACCTAGATCTGATAAGTATAAAGATATTGCAAGAAGATTAAGTTTTTATTATAACAAGGAATTAAACTATAAAAATGTTTATACTCCAGATAAAAAAACAAGTATTATTTCGTTTAAAAATTTTGAAATAGATTCAGCTAAAAAAATTGAACAAAGTTTAATTGAAGCTAAAAAAAATAATGTAAAAAACATTGTTTTAGATGTTAGTTTTAATAGTGGTGGTCTTTTAGGAACTGCTTATGAAATTATGGGATTTTTAACTGATAAACCATTTAAATCTTATTCATATAATCCATTAACTAAAGAACAAAAAGTTGAAACTATTAAATCAAAATTTAAAAAGTATGATTTTAATTATTATGTTTTAACTTCACCATTTTCATTTTCAGCAGGAAACATTTTTCCTCAATTAGTAAAAGATAATAATGTTGCTAAAGTAATTGGATTTAAAACTGCAGGTGGAGCTTCAGCTATTAGTCAAGCAATTTTACCAACTGGTGATATTGTTCAGTTGAGTAGTAACCATGTTTTAACTAATAAAAATCATCAAAGTTTAGAATATGGAGTTACTCCAGATATTAAATTTAATTTTAATCCATTTAATGAAACTAAAAAGTTATTTGATTCAAGTTTTATTCAAGATGTTGTTAATAAAGATACTAGTAAATTAAAAAATCCAAATTTTAGTCAAACTAGTTTTGTTGAGCCTAATTTAGTTCATGAACTATTAAAAAAGCCAACTAGTTTACAATTAAATAAAGATCAAAAACAAGAAAATGAGATTAAAAATAATAATACTTTATTTTCAAGTTTAAAAAGTGAATTACGTACAAAAGAAGCACTTTTTATCTTAGGAGTGATTGGGTTATTAGCATCAATTACAACTACATTTATCATTATTAAAAAAATTAAAAAATAA